The Branchiostoma floridae strain S238N-H82 chromosome 8, Bfl_VNyyK, whole genome shotgun sequence genome has a segment encoding these proteins:
- the LOC118421858 gene encoding protein dachsous-like, with product MSRRNSRTDMVPPCTFLVCLLLLLHPANSQSHEATFQTEEGQAEGTYIGNIVEASGITGPFYLSPDPSDTQLLQHLSIDEHTGVIRSGLSLDRETRDFYELLAVSTSQGQVVTVKVQVTDINDNAPEFVGSYTPSLTEAAPIGTSVFQLTAQDRDIGVNAEITFSILSTPGTHSDWFNVDPASGLIMTRVIVDREIDPSPRITIDATDHGTPAMSTTIQVTVTLLDFNDNEPLDQVFYSPLCVC from the coding sequence ATGTCCCGGCGGAACTCGCGGACCGACATGGTCCCTCCATGCACGTTCCTTGTCTGCTTACTCCTCCTACTTCACCCCGCCAACAGCCAGTCTCACGAGGCTACCTTTCAAACAGAAGAAGGACAAGCCGAGGGTACGTACATCGGTAACATAGTAGAGGCTTCGGGCATAACCGGCCCCTTCTACCTGTCCCCGGACCCTAGCGACACGCAGCTACTGCAGCATCTTAGCATAGATGAACACACGGGGGTCATAAGGAGCGGATTAAGTTTAGACAGGGAGACTAGAGACTTTTACGAACTCCTTGCCGTCAGTACGTCGCAGGGGCAGGTAGTGACTGTGAAAGTACAAGTAACGGATATCAACGACAACGCCCCAGAGTTCGTCGGATCCTACACaccgtccctaaccgaagcggCTCCCATCGGAACGTCCGTCTTCCAATTAACTGCTCAAGACCGAGACATTGGCGTGAATGCAGAGATCACGTTTTCCATCCTGTCGACGCCGGGAACCCACTCGGATTGGTTCAACGTGGATCCTGCCAGCGGCTTGATCATGACCAGGGTGATCGTGGATCGCGAGATCGACCCTTCCCCTCGGATTACCATCGATGCGACCGACCACGGTACGCCGGCAATGTCTACAACCATCCAAGTCACCGTTACACTCTTGGATTTCAACGACAACGAACCATTGGACCAGGTGTTTTATTCACCTTTGTGTGTATGCTAA
- the LOC118421287 gene encoding TLC domain-containing protein 4-A-like, producing MTDPGILLHHLIIVVCILAKILLDFGPPTFFNAMRMVQEASNPFLHLRWLLAAAGVSRNSRLYVTNGLVFAASFLLSRILPIPYYWTQSLQLITSPQTYVRFGAVGLGFWFIADLLFDGINCFWAVKICRGTYKFMKTRKLE from the exons ATGACCGATCCCGGCATCCTCCTGCACCACCTCATCATCGTCGTCTGCATCCTGGCAAAAATC CTGCTGGATTTCGGACCTCCGACATTCTTCAACGCGATGCGCATGGTTCAAGAGGCGTCAAACCCATTTCTGCACCTCAG GTGGCTCCTTGCAGCGGCGGGGGTGTCTCGAAACTCTCGACTTTACGTCACCAACGGTCTGGTATTTGCAGCCTCCTTCCTGTTGTCCCGTATTCTGCCCATCCCCTACTACTGGACACAGTCTCTTCAACTCATTACGTCACCGCAGACATACGTGCGGTTCGGGGCAGTTGGGCTGGGCTTCTGGTTCATTGCAGACCTTCTGTTCGACGGGATAAACTGCTTTTGGGCGGTGAAGATCTGTAGAGGGACGTACAAGTTCATGAAGACGAGAAAGTTGGAGTAG